The Pseudomonas eucalypticola genome has a window encoding:
- a CDS encoding c-type cytochrome, protein MSLKRLSVVLLACMVLCACGGVDPDSPLGKRKAIFKQMLHTSEDMNGMLLGRLAFDAPTFAASAVKLDGLAHQPWQHFPQVREQDHTSAKPEVWERQARFQALARSLEGATGELVVASRAQPLKDLDLDKPMQKVENACKACHREFRDH, encoded by the coding sequence ATGAGCTTGAAACGTCTGAGCGTGGTGCTGCTGGCCTGCATGGTATTGTGTGCCTGCGGTGGGGTGGACCCCGACTCGCCGTTGGGCAAGCGCAAGGCCATCTTCAAGCAAATGCTGCATACCAGCGAAGACATGAATGGCATGCTGCTGGGGCGCCTGGCCTTCGATGCGCCCACCTTCGCCGCCAGTGCCGTGAAGCTCGATGGGCTGGCCCATCAGCCCTGGCAGCATTTTCCCCAGGTGCGCGAGCAGGACCACACTAGCGCCAAGCCTGAAGTGTGGGAGCGCCAGGCGCGGTTTCAGGCGCTGGCGCGGTCACTGGAGGGTGCCACCGGTGAGTTGGTGGTGGCCAGCCGCGCTCAGCCGCTCAAGGACCTGGACCTGGACAAGCCCATGCAGAAGGTGGAAAACGCCTGCAAGGCCTGCCACCGGGAATTCCGCGATCACTGA
- the metF gene encoding methylenetetrahydrofolate reductase [NAD(P)H], protein MSQERRFSFEFFPTKTDAGHEKLLNVARQLAGYNPDFFSCTYGAGGSTRDRTLNTVLQLENEVKVPAAPHLSCVGDSKADLRALLAQYKDAGIKRIVALRGDLPSGMGMASGELRHANDLVEFIRAESGDHFHIEVAAYPEMHPQAHNFEDDIKNFVRKANAGADSAITQYFFNADSYFHFVERVQKAGVDIPIVPGIMPITNYSKLARFSDACGAEIPRWIRKQLEAYADDVTSIQRFGEQVITQMCEQLLEGGAPGLHFYTLNQAEPSLAVWNNLKLPR, encoded by the coding sequence ATGTCCCAGGAACGCCGCTTCAGCTTCGAGTTCTTCCCGACCAAGACCGACGCTGGGCATGAAAAACTGCTGAACGTGGCCCGCCAGCTGGCTGGCTACAACCCCGATTTCTTCTCCTGTACCTACGGTGCCGGGGGCTCTACCCGCGACCGCACGCTCAACACCGTGCTGCAGCTGGAAAACGAAGTGAAGGTGCCTGCCGCCCCGCACCTGTCGTGCGTTGGTGACAGCAAGGCCGACCTGCGCGCCCTGCTCGCGCAGTACAAGGATGCCGGCATCAAGCGCATCGTCGCCCTTCGCGGCGACCTGCCCTCTGGCATGGGCATGGCCAGCGGCGAGCTGCGCCACGCCAATGACCTGGTCGAGTTCATTCGCGCCGAAAGCGGCGACCACTTCCATATCGAAGTAGCCGCCTACCCGGAAATGCACCCCCAGGCGCACAACTTCGAAGACGACATCAAGAACTTCGTGCGCAAGGCCAATGCCGGCGCCGACAGCGCCATCACCCAGTATTTCTTCAACGCAGACAGCTATTTCCATTTCGTCGAACGCGTGCAGAAAGCCGGCGTGGACATCCCGATCGTGCCGGGCATCATGCCGATCACCAACTACAGCAAGCTGGCACGCTTCTCCGATGCCTGTGGCGCGGAGATCCCGCGTTGGATCCGCAAGCAGCTTGAAGCCTACGCGGACGATGTCACCAGCATCCAGCGTTTCGGCGAGCAGGTGATCACGCAGATGTGCGAGCAACTGCTGGAAGGCGGGGCCCCGGGGCTGCACTTCTATACGCTGAACCAGGCGGAACCGAGCCTGGCGGTGTGGAACAACCTGAAATTGCCCCGCTAG
- a CDS encoding substrate-binding periplasmic protein: protein MPAFLSLLTAMFLTCLSLSAQGERLRIVTDAWAPYAYQQDGQGKGIDYEVATRVFERLGVDIEWQFLPWKRCLAMLDQGEADGVLDIFRTPEREAKLLFPDEPLSDTQFVLFQATSRPHVANSLADLAGLTIGTSAGYNYGDAFMQASDFIREAAASQEANFGKLVRSRVDLVITDRRVGQFTLESMGLQDQVSALPLVIDRQPQYLAVRRGAGMDQLALRFAIELRRFKHEPAYTELTTRYATASSANKTVEQHESSAL from the coding sequence ATGCCCGCTTTCCTATCTCTGCTGACAGCCATGTTCCTGACTTGCCTGAGCCTGAGCGCCCAGGGCGAGAGGCTACGCATTGTCACCGACGCCTGGGCGCCCTATGCCTACCAGCAGGATGGCCAGGGCAAAGGAATCGACTACGAAGTGGCGACCCGGGTATTCGAGCGGCTGGGGGTGGATATAGAGTGGCAATTCCTGCCGTGGAAGCGGTGCCTGGCCATGCTCGACCAGGGTGAAGCCGACGGTGTGCTGGATATCTTCCGCACCCCGGAACGCGAAGCGAAATTGCTGTTCCCCGATGAACCCTTGTCCGACACCCAATTCGTGCTGTTCCAGGCCACGTCCCGCCCCCATGTGGCCAACAGCCTGGCCGACCTGGCCGGGCTCACCATCGGAACTTCGGCCGGCTACAACTACGGCGATGCGTTCATGCAAGCCAGCGACTTCATCCGCGAAGCAGCCGCCAGCCAGGAAGCCAATTTCGGCAAGCTGGTGCGCAGCCGCGTGGACCTGGTCATCACCGACCGCCGGGTGGGCCAGTTCACCCTGGAATCAATGGGCTTGCAGGACCAGGTCAGCGCCTTGCCCCTGGTGATCGACCGCCAGCCTCAATACCTGGCGGTACGCCGTGGCGCCGGCATGGACCAACTGGCGTTGCGCTTTGCCATCGAGCTGCGACGCTTCAAGCACGAGCCCGCCTACACGGAACTCACCACCCGCTATGCCACAGCTTCTTCGGCGAATAAAACCGTTGAGCAGCATGAAAGCAGCGCGCTGTGA
- a CDS encoding acyl-CoA thioesterase, with translation MNFHTRKWVKPEDLNPNGTLFGGSLLRWIDEEAAIYAIVQLGNQRVVTKYISEINFVSASRQGDIIELGITATEFGRTSITLTCEVRNKITRKSILTVDKMVFVNLGEDGLPAPHGRTEIRYIKDQFDAESVE, from the coding sequence ATGAACTTCCACACCCGCAAATGGGTAAAACCCGAAGACCTCAACCCCAACGGCACCCTGTTCGGTGGCAGCCTGTTGCGCTGGATCGACGAAGAGGCAGCGATCTACGCCATCGTCCAGCTGGGTAACCAGCGGGTGGTCACCAAGTACATTTCGGAGATCAATTTCGTCAGCGCCTCGCGCCAGGGAGACATCATCGAACTGGGCATCACGGCCACCGAGTTTGGCCGCACCTCCATCACCCTTACGTGTGAAGTGCGTAACAAGATCACCCGCAAGAGCATCCTCACGGTCGACAAGATGGTGTTCGTCAACCTGGGCGAGGACGGGCTGCCCGCGCCCCATGGTCGCACCGAGATCAGGTACATCAAGGACCAGTTCGACGCGGAATCGGTCGAGTAA
- the ahcY gene encoding adenosylhomocysteinase produces MSAVHTPAGFTDFKVADISLAAWGRRETIIAESEMPALMGLRRKYAGEQPLKGAKILGCIHMTIQTAVLIETLVALGAEVRWSSCNIFSTQDQAAAAIAAAGIPVFAWKGETEEEYEWCIEQTILKDGQPWDANMILDDGGDLTEILHKKYPAMLERIHGVTEETTTGVHRLLDMLAKGELKIPAINVNDSVTKSKNDNKYGCRHSLNDAIKRGTDHLLSGKQALVIGYGDVGKGSAQSLRQEGMIVKVTEVDPICAMQACMDGFELVSPFINGENDGTEASIDKALLGKIDLIVTTTGNVNVCDANMLKALKKRAVVCNIGHFDNEIDTAFMRKNWAWEEVKPQVHKIHRTGPGAFDAQNDDYLILLAEGRLVNLGNATGHPSRIMDGSFANQVLAQIFLFEQKYADLSPAQKAERLTVEVLPKKLDEEVALEMVRGFGGVVTKLTKQQADYIGVTVDGPFKPHAYRY; encoded by the coding sequence ATGAGCGCTGTACACACGCCTGCAGGTTTCACCGATTTCAAGGTCGCCGACATCTCCCTGGCCGCCTGGGGCCGTCGCGAGACCATCATCGCCGAATCGGAAATGCCTGCACTGATGGGCCTGCGCCGCAAGTATGCCGGTGAGCAACCGCTCAAGGGCGCGAAGATCCTGGGCTGCATCCACATGACCATCCAGACCGCCGTGCTGATCGAAACCCTGGTTGCCCTGGGTGCCGAAGTGCGCTGGTCGTCGTGCAACATCTTCTCCACCCAGGACCAGGCCGCTGCCGCCATCGCTGCTGCCGGCATTCCTGTGTTCGCCTGGAAAGGCGAGACCGAGGAAGAGTACGAGTGGTGCATCGAGCAGACCATCCTCAAGGATGGCCAGCCTTGGGACGCCAACATGATTCTGGACGACGGCGGCGACCTGACCGAAATCCTGCACAAGAAATACCCGGCCATGCTGGAGCGCATCCACGGCGTGACCGAGGAAACCACCACTGGCGTTCACCGCCTGCTGGACATGCTGGCCAAGGGCGAACTGAAGATCCCGGCCATCAACGTCAACGACTCGGTGACCAAGAGCAAGAACGACAACAAGTACGGCTGCCGTCACAGCCTGAACGACGCCATCAAGCGCGGCACCGACCACCTGCTGTCGGGCAAGCAAGCCCTGGTGATCGGCTACGGCGACGTGGGCAAGGGCTCGGCTCAGTCCCTGCGTCAGGAAGGCATGATCGTCAAGGTCACCGAAGTCGACCCGATCTGCGCCATGCAAGCCTGCATGGACGGTTTCGAACTGGTTTCGCCGTTCATCAACGGTGAGAACGACGGCACCGAAGCCAGCATCGACAAGGCCCTGCTGGGCAAGATCGACCTGATCGTCACCACTACCGGTAACGTCAACGTCTGCGACGCCAACATGCTCAAGGCGCTGAAGAAGCGTGCCGTTGTCTGCAACATCGGTCACTTCGACAACGAAATCGACACCGCTTTCATGCGCAAGAACTGGGCATGGGAAGAAGTGAAGCCACAGGTACACAAGATCCACCGTACCGGCCCGGGTGCTTTTGACGCACAGAACGACGACTACCTGATCCTGCTGGCCGAAGGCCGCCTGGTGAACCTGGGTAACGCCACTGGCCACCCAAGCCGCATCATGGACGGTTCGTTCGCCAACCAGGTCCTGGCCCAGATCTTCCTGTTCGAGCAGAAGTACGCCGACCTGTCGCCCGCGCAGAAAGCCGAGCGCCTGACCGTCGAAGTACTGCCAAAGAAACTCGACGAAGAAGTGGCCCTGGAAATGGTTCGCGGCTTCGGCGGCGTGGTCACCAAACTGACCAAGCAGCAGGCCGACTACATCGGCGTGACCGTCGACGGCCCGTTCAAGCCACACGCTTACCGCTACTAA
- a CDS encoding DUF1090 domain-containing protein yields MKPLSILTVLALCGSLCAPLMAAEAPEGLKGCAAKQQAIRTQIDQAKAHGNAEQQAGLEKALAQTQANCTDAGLQKERENKVLDARREVAQRQADLDKAMKKGDSDKINKRKDKLAESRKELQQALDEMDQ; encoded by the coding sequence ATGAAACCATTATCCATTCTGACGGTGCTGGCCCTTTGCGGCAGCCTGTGCGCGCCACTGATGGCCGCCGAAGCGCCGGAGGGCCTCAAGGGCTGCGCGGCTAAACAGCAAGCCATTCGCACCCAGATCGACCAGGCCAAGGCCCACGGCAACGCCGAGCAGCAGGCGGGCCTGGAGAAAGCCCTGGCCCAGACCCAGGCCAATTGCACCGACGCAGGCTTGCAGAAGGAGCGGGAAAACAAGGTGCTGGATGCGCGCCGCGAAGTAGCCCAACGCCAGGCAGACCTGGACAAGGCCATGAAGAAAGGCGACTCGGACAAGATCAACAAACGCAAGGACAAGCTCGCCGAGTCGCGCAAGGAACTGCAGCAGGCACTGGACGAGATGGACCAGTAA
- a CDS encoding MAPEG family protein, translating into MTVAFWCVLIAILLPFVCTGIAKFSGGQFGARQNHDPRAFLANLDGFAKRAHSAQMNSFEAFPAFAAAVIIADICHNAQQVTMDVLAVLFITSRLLYIICYLADWAMLRSLVWFVGLGLVVSLFCVSV; encoded by the coding sequence ATGACCGTCGCATTCTGGTGTGTATTGATCGCCATCCTGCTGCCCTTCGTGTGCACGGGCATCGCCAAGTTCAGCGGTGGCCAGTTCGGCGCTCGGCAGAACCACGACCCGCGGGCATTTCTGGCCAACCTCGACGGGTTTGCCAAGCGTGCACATTCGGCGCAGATGAACAGTTTCGAAGCATTCCCCGCGTTCGCCGCGGCGGTGATCATCGCCGATATCTGCCACAACGCTCAGCAGGTGACCATGGACGTGCTGGCCGTGCTGTTCATTACCAGCCGGCTTCTGTACATCATCTGCTACCTGGCGGATTGGGCTATGCTGCGTTCGCTGGTGTGGTTCGTTGGCCTGGGGCTGGTCGTCAGCCTGTTCTGCGTGTCCGTCTGA
- a CDS encoding cation:proton antiporter, whose product MLELVAAFICLTTLLTYVNFRFIGLPPTIGVMVTALMFSLLLQGLSVLGYPGLEARVQGLIGQIDFGDLLMNWMLAFLLFAGALHVNLNDLRSYRWPIGLLATFGVLMATLVIGTLAFYIFGMFGWHVSFLYCLLFGALISPTDPIAVLGVLRTANASKPLKTTIVGESLFNDGTAVVVFTVLLGIAQQGETPSISETAMLFVHEAIGGVLFGALIGYVVYRMIKSIEQYQVEVMLTLALVIGGSAMAYELHVSAPIAMVTAGLIIGNLGRKLAMNDMTRRYMDGFWELLDDMLNALLFALIGMELLLLPFSWMHVVASSLLAVAILLSRLLTVAPAILLLRRWRSVPRGTIRILTWGGLRGGVSVALALALPVGPERDLLLSITYIVVLSSILLQGLSIGKLVKSVTRDAPQEEAAH is encoded by the coding sequence ATGCTCGAATTAGTTGCCGCCTTCATCTGCCTTACCACCCTTCTCACCTACGTCAATTTCCGCTTCATCGGCCTGCCACCCACCATCGGTGTGATGGTTACGGCCCTGATGTTCTCCCTGTTGCTGCAAGGCTTGAGCGTGCTGGGCTATCCCGGCCTTGAAGCCCGCGTGCAGGGTCTGATCGGCCAGATCGATTTCGGCGACCTGCTGATGAACTGGATGCTGGCGTTCCTGCTGTTCGCCGGCGCCTTGCACGTCAACCTCAACGACCTGCGTAGCTACCGCTGGCCCATCGGCCTGCTGGCCACTTTCGGTGTATTGATGGCCACGCTGGTGATCGGCACCCTGGCGTTCTATATCTTCGGCATGTTCGGCTGGCATGTGAGTTTCCTCTACTGCCTGCTGTTCGGCGCGCTGATTTCGCCTACCGATCCCATCGCCGTGCTGGGCGTGCTGCGCACGGCCAATGCGTCGAAACCGCTGAAGACCACCATTGTCGGCGAGTCGCTATTCAACGACGGCACTGCCGTGGTGGTGTTCACCGTTCTGCTGGGCATCGCTCAGCAGGGGGAGACACCGTCAATCAGCGAAACCGCCATGCTGTTCGTTCACGAAGCCATCGGCGGCGTGCTGTTTGGCGCGCTGATCGGGTACGTGGTGTACCGCATGATCAAGAGCATCGAGCAATACCAGGTCGAGGTGATGCTGACCCTGGCGCTGGTGATCGGTGGTTCGGCGATGGCCTACGAACTGCACGTCTCGGCCCCCATCGCCATGGTCACCGCTGGCCTGATCATCGGCAACCTGGGCCGCAAGCTGGCCATGAACGACATGACCCGTCGCTACATGGACGGTTTCTGGGAATTGCTGGATGACATGCTCAACGCCTTGCTGTTCGCATTGATCGGCATGGAATTGTTGCTGTTGCCGTTCTCGTGGATGCACGTGGTGGCGTCCAGCTTGCTGGCGGTAGCGATACTTCTATCGCGGTTGCTGACCGTGGCCCCGGCGATCCTGCTGCTGCGCCGCTGGCGCAGCGTGCCGCGGGGCACCATCCGCATCCTGACCTGGGGTGGCTTGCGCGGCGGCGTATCGGTGGCCTTGGCACTGGCATTGCCGGTGGGCCCGGAACGTGACTTGCTGCTGAGCATCACCTACATCGTGGTGCTCTCGTCGATCCTGCTGCAGGGCCTGAGCATCGGCAAGCTGGTGAAAAGCGTGACCCGCGATGCGCCGCAAGAAGAAGCAGCGCACTGA